In Polypterus senegalus isolate Bchr_013 chromosome 12, ASM1683550v1, whole genome shotgun sequence, the following are encoded in one genomic region:
- the sltm gene encoding SAFB-like transcription modulator isoform X3 has protein sequence MEEESSSKEAESLDQDDSEDAKDMEDERDSEEENVNSSHELLETEMDAEASRSATEMEDFVVREVDKEESKQIHLDEEDIFIRDEAEDEDNEKDVTDTDEGTRENSKHLASEESLAEAEQAAQDDREIAVSAKEAEDDNISITIQAEDAITLEFDGDDLLDTGKNVKLPDSEARKSHDEPEASSQMCQDKGKDIDVKENHKDGKKEDGVKAEPAKKETRESSKKAETGDKEKDSVKKGPSSSGASGQAKSSSKDKDGKTSSKDDKGGSTSGTGGSSSSFSSSSRNLWVSGLSSNTKAADLKNLFGKYGKVLSAKVVTNARSPGAKCYGIVTVSSSTEASRCISHIHRTELHGQQISVEKVKSDPFKKESTKKDGEEKSSSKSEKRQSTSGKTGKTQGSKKEEKKSDKSGDKESKEGGKKQDVKDEKAENTSGSALEISKKEDKKRGSAKSPSKMTSSQSKGDLAFNKMKPMLRKGRLDKVFSYAMARRPRGFLPPEEINALRSKGKFFPNKDNFRPGRRDIVSFEKMKEQRMRERLIRLERIRRAMELRRRREIAERERREREKIRLLREREERERLQRERERLEIERQKLERERLERERLERERIRIEQERRKEAERIAREREELRRQQEQLRYEQEKRSSLKRSRDVDHRRDDSYWNGNKKIQTDTDSRLGHGSDFNRQQNRFNDFNHRERSRYPENSSVQPSTFERRDRFENEADSKKTRPARREGSGFDRYPKNYDNTRRAEQPHTELRDNERREMRDRDERRAVPIPERPSGNRGHPTERGRVDEMPHSRPSRDSGPGGWKNETGIGSDKDLRGAVRMRPERSGRDGPGSSIRTVPPSSRGRSSYGSREDGRAMMMERVNSGASSFRHPHQKNFTEGRQVIVERHSRDQAPRKDWHGPSSQGSSYHDSRRISDGRGNMMSQQHSRY, from the exons GAAGCAGAGGATGAAGACAATGAAAAAG ATGTAACAGATACTGATGAAGGTACTCGTGAAAATTCTAAACATCTCGCTTCAGAGGAAAGCCTTGCTGAGGCTGAACAAGCTGCTCAGGATGACAGAGAAATTGCAGTTTCAGCAAAAGAAGCCGAGGATGATAACATATCCATCACAATCCAGGCAGAAGATGCCATCACTTTGGAATTTGATGGTGATGACCTCCTGGATACAGGTAAAAATGTGAAACTTCCAGATTCGGAGGCAAGGAAGTCCCATGATGAACCAGAGGCCTCCTCCCAGATGTGCCAGGACAAAGGCAAGGATATAGATGTGAAAGAGAACCATAAAGATGGTAAGAAGGAAGACGGAGTGAAGGCTGAGCCTGCCAAGAAGGAAACCAGAGAGAGCTCAAAGAAAGCTGAAACGGGAGATAAAGAAAAGGATTCTGTGAAGAAAGGCCCCTCCTCTAGTGGGGCATCAGGTCAAGCAAAGAG ttcttcaaaagataaagatggaaaaaccTCATCTAAGGATGACAAAG GTGGTAGTACCAGTGGCACTGGAGGAAGCAGCAGTAGTTTCAGTAGCTCATCTCGCAACTTGTGGGTGAGTGGGCTTTCCTCCAATACCAAAGCGGCAGATTTAAAAAATCTATTTGGAAAATATGGTAAG GTTCTTAGTGCTAAAGTTGTGACAAATGCACGGAGCCCTGGTGCAAAGTGCTATGGAATTGTTACTGTTTCTTCAAGCACAGAAGCGTCCCGGTGTATTTCTCACATTCATCGTACCGAACTGCATGGTCAGCAGATTTCAGTAGAAAAG GTTAAAAGTGATCCATTTAAAAAAGAATCTACTAAAAAGGATGGAGAAGAGAAAAGTTCTAGCAAATCTGAAAAGAGGCAGTCTACAAGTGGAAAAACAGGAAA gACCCAGGGGTCTaagaaagaggagaaaaaatCTGATAAATCTGGTGATAAAGAGAGCAAAGAAGGTGGCAAAAAACAGGATGTAAAGgatgaaaaagcagaaaacacTTCTGGTTCTGCTCTAGAAATCTCCAAGAAAGAGGATAAAAAGCGTGGTa GTGCAAAGAGCCCTAGCAAAATGACAAGTAGTCAAAGTAAAGGAGaccttgcttttaataaaatgaagCCAATGTTGAGAAAAGGGAGACTTGATAAG gttttctcCTATGCTATGGCCCGGCGTCCCAGAGGATTTCTTCCACCTGAGGAG atTAATGCCCTAAGAAGCAAAGGTAAATTCTTCCCAAACAAGGATAACTTTAGGCCTGGAAGAAGGGACATTGTATCATTTGAAAAAATGAAGGAACAAAGAATGCGAGAGAGACTAATTCGTCTGGAAAGAATTCGTCGGGCCATGGAATTGcgacg tcGACGTGAAATAGCAGAAAGAGAACGCAGAGAAAGGGAGAAGATACGCCTTCTCCGGGAAAGGGAAGAAAGGGAGCGACTGCAGCGAGAACGGGAGAGGCTGGAGATTGAAAGACAGAAGTTGGAAAGGGAGCGACTCGAGCGTGAGAGGCTGGAACGCGAAAGGATACGAATTGAGCAG GAGCGTCGTAAAGAAGCAGAGCGTATAGCTCGAGAGCGTGAAGAATTGAGGCGTCAACAGGAACAACTTCGTTATGAACAGGAGAAGAGAAGTTCTCTGAAAAGATCTCGTGATGTAGACCACAG GAGGGATGACTCTTATTggaatggaaacaaaaaaattcagactGACACAGATTCCCGTTTGGGTCATGGTTCCGATTTTAATCGACAGCAAAACAGGTTCAATGATTTCAATCACAGAGAGAGAAGCAGATATCCCGAGAACTCCTCAGTGCAGCCATCTACTTTTGAGAG GCGGGATCGTTTTGAAAATGAGGCAGATTCAAAGAAGACTCGGCCAGCGCGAAGAGAAGGTTCTGGATTTGACAGATACCCAAAAAATTACGACAATACCAGGAGAGCTGAGCAGCCACACACAGAGCTGAGGGATAATGAACGCAGAGAGATGAGAGACCGGGATGAAAGGAGAGCAGTACCCATACCAGAGAGACCATCGGGCAACCGAGGTCATCCTACAGAAAGGGGGCGTGTGGATGAGATGCCTCATAGTAGACCCAGTAGGGATTCTGGTCCAGGaggctggaaaaatgaaactggaATTGGCAGTGACAAAGACCTTAG AGGTGCTGTTCGGATGCGCCCAGAAAGGTCAGGAAGAGATGGTCCTGGATCCAGTATAAGAACAGTGCCTCCATCTAGCCGGGGAAGGTCCAGCTATGGCAGCCGTGAAGATGGAAGAGCCATGATGATGGAGAGAGTAAATAGTGGAGCTTCGTCTTTTAGGCACCCTCATCAAAAG aattttACTGAAGGTAGGCAAGTTATAGTTGAACGCCACAGTCGTGATCAAGCTCCAAGGAAGGATTGGCATGGGCCCTCGTCTCAAGGGAGCAGCTATCATGACTCGAGGAGGATCAGTGATGGTCGGGGCAACATGATGTCCCAGCAGCATTCAAGGTACTAG